The genomic window catgctaatatgagtacatgGTCTGAATCTAAAATTTACCTCAATCATTCAAACAAACAGGTACTGCATTTCTCACTCtctctcatctctctctctctctctctctctctctctctcatgttgtGACctgttttaaatacatgtaatttaatacATCAAGGAATACCCACCAATAGTTTTATCttctttctttttacttttCCCAGTCTTCTCCTCTTTTTTCTCCCCTTTCTCTGGTTTGTCACTGCCCTTCTCCTCGTGTTTGTTTCCATTAACAATCCCAGCATCCTTCAGTGCTTCCTCCAATGCCTCTGATCCAGAACTCCCCTGCATGGAGCCATCCGAGTCTGGAGTGGAGTCCTTCTCAGCTGGAGCCTGGATCTTCTCTACCAGTGATGAGATCATCTCTTTGTTTGGAGCTGAATGTTCCGACTTCGTGGCCATATCTACTGATACTTGTTCCACAATCAGtgtttctgtaataaaaataattcatcatttaaacacatgaaaaaaaatggaaCCTTTAAAACTagtgaaagattttttttacatggcacttcatcaaaattttcttttttttagccACGTAACTAACCCATATATTAAATTTaccttcatttcattttttatttcagatttcGTCTTAAATTATTGTCATCAAAGAATCATTTAAATGCAGCTCAATCCTTATCTAACAGTATAGTATTCAGTATTCTTACCAGCTTTTTCCATAATATTTGTCAGAGTCAAGTTAATAGCCTCTAGAAGCTGGTCTTTGTCTTGGGATGATGCGCAGTGTTGTTGTCCTTCACAAGGAACAGGAACTTCCTCTTTGACAACAATAGTCTCCTTTACTTCTGGTTCCTGTATCTCACCTGCTACCTTTTCTTCCtgtttttcttcagaaagaGGTTTCTCAACAGGTAACTTTTCTTCCTCTTTGCCTTCAAGAACAGATTTCTCAGCCAACAGAGCCTTTTCTCTCACAATGCTATCTTCCTGTGCCCTTGGACCTTCAGTATTTAACACTGGAAGAACAACAGGCTTCGGTTCTGAAGTTATCACTGTATTGCCTACCTCTCTTTTGTCAACAAACAAACTGTCCTCGGCGAATAGCTGACTTTCTAAAATGGGTGCACTCTCTGCCTTGATAGGTTCTCTAGGTAACACAGGGGTATTCGTGACACTGGGATTCCCAGAAACACCCTCTCCTTCAAAATCCAAAAGGAGGCCCTCTTCCTCTGCTGCTATTGGAGCAGAAAAATCTTCCTTTTCTACTGAGGACGACGAATTGTCTTCTGTTTGCGGGACTGTTTCCTCCTTTCCTGAGACTGGAGGGGTCGGGCTTTCTTCCTGAGCAGGGGCTGGGACAGCTTCGGTATGCGTACTCCTAGGCTGTTCGGTGTGAACAGTTTTCGATGACTCTACTTCTTCAACAGCTTCAAAGGTCTGCAAAAATAGATCAAATAGACAATAAAGACacttattttaatcaatttttcaaaGCATATAATAAATCATCATAAATGATATTGCAGACCCAGCTGaaggtttatttttttccaagcaacttatttataaatcctAATTATCAATATTACAGAGCCTGCTAATTATTGAAATTGATCACAATGGATGAAGTTTTAATTGGAACAACTTCTTCctccaaaaaaaccccaacataaacaaaattatatttttgattgcAAACCTGTGTAAACAAGTTCCTTTGATAGAAATGAGCACGGCCATTATTTGCCCACACTCAACCCATAAGTCAGCTTGAGATGTgcatatggtacatgtataattgtctTAGTGCTTAAGTTATGCATACGGGAGGGTTGTGGTATTTCCCCTATTCTGCTGCTGAAGCAGTAAACAGTATAACGGTACTGACAACTCATTATCTACCCATCTTACATCTCAAACACAGAGGGTCGTGATACAATGTGTCTACCACGTGTTACCAAAGTCTTCTACTGCAGGTGTATCATATTTTATACACATTATGAGAAATATACTTCTCAACATCTACTAAGTTCATGATTCTATGACATATCATTCATCATTAAATCATTCATGTCTAGACTACTACTGTCATAAAAAAGGGGGGAATTAAGAACTTCAAATGGTAAGGTGGATGAAAAAAAGGGGAGAAAAAATTATAAGGTAAAAATAGcagtatatttttttgataGACACACAATGTCATTTACTTCTATTTAGACTAAGTATACAGTATCACTCACATACAGGAAACATTGTTCCGAAAAATATTTGCATCTTTCTATCATtcagaaaaatcaatttctaaCTGAAAATCTACTGATATCTCTGATTTATGATAATCCTGTTCAGTAGTCTTGAAATGTTTTTGACACAAAGATTTCCTCCATTTTGCTTCGTCACATAATCACAACAAATTGTAATATGCTATTTGGTTAGTTTGACCCATCATTGAGGAAAAAACCTTAGGTCTTGGCAGTTGTGAACAGATCAGCCACacacatacataaaaaaaatataacattccCACACCTGTAGTTTCTGAAACCTCCTCTTGGATCCACAGAAGCAACAAAAAAGGGACTTGAAGCCACCGCGAGAAGCCATCAGACGAAGGGGGTAACCACCACCATGGTCAACGAACCACGACCGCCACACAGAGGAAGAAGAATGAAGTGGGATACGAAAACTCCAAGAACCACTTAACACTGTACATACAATACAATAATCTGTTTCTCTGTTTTTCCACAAATCTATAGCTAAAGTCTTAACACATATAAATCAACTGCTTACATTGGTACAAGACTTCTACCCTGGAAGTACAAGTACCTATGCTGTACTATATTGCAGCCAAGTTATCGGCTTCATCGCCACTTTCTATTGTAGAATGCAGTGATGCCCGAGGAGCTGACAGTTGCGTCAACTATGTATGTAGGCTGCCGTTGCCACCAATGTCACGCTGCATAACTCTCTTGCCATTCCATAGCCCCTGATCAGAACCAGTGTAGGTATTTATCTCAGCATGCATCTCACTATattccctccctctctctctcagagactTATAGAATCAAGTATAACTGTACTGCACTGCATCTGTCCAGCATTGCAGGGGTAACTGTAATTGTATACTTTTGCATCACTTTTCCCCCATCTGTTTGCACATCTGTATGTAGAAAGCCATTGGAGATCAGGGTGAACAATTCACCATAATCCTATTGAGTGTGATTATGAAGCTGAGTGGGATATGGGAATTAATGATCTAATAAAATCGCAAAATAACAAGCACACGTCTAGACTCCAAGAAAATAAGACACTAATCTCAAACCATTTTACTACTGTTTCCTCCATCTACTCTATAATTACaagaatcatttttataataatgccATTTGATTACATTAAGTCCTCTGGCTAAGTGTTAAAGACTGATTTAACGGAGAAGtgtatttaattgaaataatgaaGTAACCTAAAAATCTTTACGTCATAAAATTAACCT from Magallana gigas chromosome 9, xbMagGiga1.1, whole genome shotgun sequence includes these protein-coding regions:
- the LOC105334216 gene encoding alpha-taxilin isoform X3, yielding MEMNWFPCQLTQFCPVSTKLWASCDKEKTFEAVEEVESSKTVHTEQPRSTHTEAVPAPAQEESPTPPVSGKEETVPQTEDNSSSSVEKEDFSAPIAAEEEGLLLDFEGEGVSGNPSVTNTPVLPREPIKAESAPILESQLFAEDSLFVDKREVGNTVITSEPKPVVLPVLNTEGPRAQEDSIVREKALLAEKSVLEGKEEEKLPVEKPLSEEKQEEKVAGEIQEPEVKETIVVKEEVPVPCEGQQHCASSQDKDQLLEAINLTLTNIMEKAETLIVEQVSVDMATKSEHSAPNKEMISSLVEKIQAPAEKDSTPDSDGSMQGSSGSEALEEALKDAGIVNGNKHEEKGSDKPEKGEKKEEKTGKSKKKEDKTIDHILRALSSLQTTEEKLAALCKKYADLHEEHRVLQSTHKQHQRKLTMVTREKDQLQTEHTKAVMAKSKLEGLCRELQKHNQVIRQESLQRAREEDEKRKEISNKFQSTITEIQQQMTDHHDRNLKLREENQELAGKLKKFIEQYEVREKQVEKVMQHRELEQKLADAKLEQANAYLAEEQERSRKEHAVAAESTKRAALLETQLAMYKDRYEEFQSTINRSNDMFQKFKTEMEKMTKRIKKLEKDGAAWKSKWENANKALLEMAEEKTHYDREKPQLLSKIQKLESLCRAMQAERLGRKAAEASKIGQ